A section of the Cinclus cinclus chromosome 27, bCinCin1.1, whole genome shotgun sequence genome encodes:
- the RBM15 gene encoding RNA-binding protein 15, whose protein sequence is MKGKERSPAKAKRSRGGEDSASSSSRGSKKPSGSSGGGGGSNGGKAAAASGESNSGSGRRGAHADKGGRAGSREYETGSAAAAGGGSRHGYGGKTAEASRSSSSRSGESRAAAAAASSSSSSSEPGGGEYKTLKISELGSALSDEAVEDGLFHEFKRFGDVSVKISRLPPGAGAADERVAFVNFRRPEDARAAKHARGRLVLYDRPLKIEAVYVGGGSGRRRSSRSPALLDKESPYGTAAVGVVAAAVRHPPAGAAQRALSPAGSGGALGYRDYRLQQLALGRLPPPPPLPRELERERDYGSFYEARVRPAYGLERVAGVAAAGGFRGGGGGAGAAGEEEISPEDDQRANRTLFLGNLDITVSESDLRRAFDRFGVITEVDIKRPGRGQTSTYGFLKFENLDMAHRAKLAMSGKVLLRNPIKIGYGKATPTTRLWVGGLGPWVPLAALAREFDRFGTIRTIDYRKGDSWAYIQYESLDAAQAACTHMRGFPLGGPDRRLRVDFADTEHRYQQPYLQPLPLPPPAHYELVAEAAAFGAHRGAPPDPLRGARDRTPPLLYRDRDRDLYPETEWVPPPPPVRERSNRAAAYDPLESLERRRDGWSLERDRGERELGSSSRDQPRKRRLAEDGGRHLDRSPDSERSSSSRKRHCLATTSPPDRSPELLGGRERYGSDPERSSRLLLLERPSPIRESRRGSLERGQNEKRDRKNSAERERKHRAAAATQECKSPAKKDERAVEGGGGGSRLKPPPQKQQQDGAAQAGAAPKLCLAWQGMLLLKNSNFPSNMHLLQGDLGVASSLLVEGATGGKVAQLKITQRLRLDQPKLDEVNRRIKVAGPNGYAILLAVPGASDNRATATAAEAATTSTQRPLRNLVSYLKQKQAAGVISLPVGGNKDKENSGVLHAFPPCDFSQQFLDSTAKALAKSEDDYLVMIIVRGAS, encoded by the coding sequence atgaAGGGCAAGGAGCGCTCGCCCGCCAAGGCCAAGCGCTCCCGGGGCGGCGAGGACTCGGCGTCCTCCTCCTCGCGCGGTAGCAAGAAGCCGAGCGGCTCGTCCGGTGGAGGCGGCGGCTCCAACGGCGGGAAAGCGGCGGCGGCGTCCGGCGAGAGCAACAGCGGGAGCGGCCGGCGCGGCGCCCACGCGGATAAGGGCGGCCGCGCCGGCAGCCGCGAGTACGAGACAGGttcggcggcggccgcgggcggCGGGAGCCGGCACGGCTACGGCGGTAAAACCGCGGAGGCGTCgcggagcagcagcagccgcagcgGTGAATCGcgggcggcggccgccgccgcctcctcttcctcctcctcgtcGGAGCCGGGCGGCGGCGAGTACAAGACGCTGAAGATCAGCGAGCTGGGCTCGGCGCTGAGCGACGAGGCGGTGGAGGACGGGCTTTTCCACGAATTCAAGCGATTCGGCGACGTGAGCGTCAAGATCAGCCGGCTCCCGCCCGGTGCCGGCGCCGCCGACGAGCGCGTGGCCTTCGTCAACTTCCGCCGGCCCGAGGACGCGCGCGCCGCCAAGCACGCCCGGGGCCGCCTCGTGCTCTACGACCGCCCGCTCAAGATCGAGGCCGTCTATGTCGGCGGAGGCAGCGGCCGCCGGCGCAGCAGCCGCTCCCCGGCGCTGCTGGACAAGGAGTCTCCCTACGGCACGGCGGCGGTCGGGGTGGTGGCGGCCGCCGTGCGGCACCCGCCGGCCGGGGCCGCGCAGCGGGCGCTGTCCCCCGCGGGCAGCGGCGGAGCTCTGGGATACCGGGACTACcggctgcagcagctcgccCTGGGCCGGCttccgcccccgccgccgctgccgagggagctggagagggagcgGGACTACGGCAGCTTCTACGAGGCGCGGGTGCGGCCGGCCTACGGGCTGGAGCGCGTGGCCGGTGTGGCGGCGGCCGGGGGATTCCgtggagggggaggaggtgctggagcGGCTGGTGAGGAGGAGATCAGCCCTGAGGATGACCAGAGAGCCAACCGCACGCTGTTCCTGGGCAACCTGGACATCACCGTGAGCGAGTCGGACTTGCGGCGAGCGTTTGACCGTTTTGGGGTCATCACTGAGGTCGACATCAAGAGGCCGGGGCGTGGGCAGACCAGCACCTACGGGTTTCTTAAGTTTGAGAATCTGGACATGGCGCACCGGGCCAAATTGGCCATGTCAGGGAAGGTGCTGCTGCGCAACCCCATCAAGATCGGGTACGGGAAAGCCACCCCGACCACCCGGCTCTGGGTGGGTGGCCTGGGGCCCTGGGTGCCCCTGGCTGCCCTGGCCAGGGAGTTTGATCGGTTTGGCACGATCCGCACGATCGATTACCGCAAAGGGGATTCCTGGGCCTATATCCAGTACGAGAGCCTGGACGCGGCGCAGGCAGCCTGCACCCACATGCGGGGGTTCCCCCTGGGGGGACCGGATCGCCGGCTCCGTGTGGACTTTGCCGACACAGAGCATCGGTACCAGCAGCCctacctgcagcccctgcccttgCCGCCCCCGGCTCATTATGAGCTTGTGGCGGAGGCGGCTGCTTTTGGGGCTCATCGGGGAGCCCCCCCTGACCCTCTCCGGGGGGCCCGGGACAGGACGCCACCGTTGCTCTATAGAGACCGTGACAGAGACCTTTATCCCGAGACAGAGTGGGtgcccccgccgccccctgTGCGGGAGCGGAGTAATCGGGCAGCCGCCTATGACCCACTGGAAAGCCTGGAGCGCCGCCGGGATGGGTGGTCCTTGGAGCGGGACCGCGGGGAGAGGGAGCTGGGCAGTAGCAGCAGGGATCAGCCTAGGAAACGGAGACTGGCGGAGGATGGAGGCCGGCACTTGGACCGTTCCCCTGACAGCGAGCGCTCCTCTTCCTCCCGAAAGCGCCACTGCTTGGCCACAACCTCTCCCCCGGACCGCAGCCCCGAGCTCCTGGGAGGCCGGGAGCGTTACGGTAGTGATCCCGAGCGCTCGTCCCGCTTGCTTCTCTTGGAGCGACCTTCCCCCATCCGGGAGTCCCGCCGGGGCAGCCTGGAGCGGGGGCAGAACGAAAAGCGTGACCGCAAGAATTCTGCAGAGCGGGAGCGCAAGCATCGTGCCGCTGCCGCCACCCAGGAGTGCAAAAGTCCGGCCAAAAAGGACGAGCGGGCGGTGGAGGGAGGTGGCGGAGGCTCCCGGCTCAAACCTCCTccccagaaacagcagcaggacgGGGCAGCGCAGGCTGGGGCAGCGCCCAAGCTGTGCCTGGCTTggcaggggatgctgctgctgaagaacaGCAACTTCCCGTCCAATATGCACCTGCTCCAGGGGGACCTCGGAGTCGCCAGCAGCCTCCTCGTAGAGGGAGCAACTGGGGGGAAAGTGGCTCAGCTCAAGATCACCCAACGTCTCCGTCTGGACCAGCCCAAGTTGGACGAGGTGAACCGGCGCATCAAGGTGGCGGGTCCCAATGGATACGCCATCCTTCTGGCTGTGCCCGGCGCCTCAGACAACCGCGCCACAGCCACAGCCGCCGAGGCTGCCACCACCTCCACGCAGAGGCCGCTCAGGAATCTGGTGTCCTACCTAAAGCAAAAGCAGGCTGCTGGGGTCATCAGCCTCCCTGTTGGGGGGAACAAAGACAAGGAGAACAGCGGGGTCCTGCACGCCTTTCCGCCCTGCGATTTCTCCCAGCAGTTCCTGGACTCCACGGCCAAGGCGTTGGCCAAATCAGAGGACGACTATCTGGTCATGATCATTGTCCGTGGGGCGTCCTAA